The Williamsia sp. DF01-3 genome has a window encoding:
- a CDS encoding acyl-CoA dehydrogenase family protein: MSIYSPGIDTEEQSALRDSVAALLRRSGDSASVRAAMSSENRHDQALWSTLCEQIGVAALAIPEQFDGVGATLTETHVVLEELGKHLSPVPMLGSAVLATQALLLSRDDEACARTLPDLASGEKVAALCWAGESGWNEPGVEASSGILSGTSHYVLDGEYADVLLVLARSGEHVTLHQVDANADGITRVARPTMDPTRPLTTVTFEDVDAIAIPTAENLVDNLRATAFVAISAEQVGAARAALDLTVEYTKSRKQFGRVIGSFQALKHRMADMYALTETAHSISYAAVDALVNGTDEALALADAARVYCSDAFNHIAAETIQLHGGIGITWEHDAHLYFKRAHGTAQLIGQPHHSLGRLAQAAGL, from the coding sequence ATGAGCATCTACTCCCCCGGAATCGACACCGAAGAGCAGTCCGCGCTTCGTGATTCGGTTGCTGCGCTGCTACGCCGCAGTGGCGACTCCGCAAGCGTGCGAGCGGCGATGTCGTCGGAGAACAGGCACGACCAGGCTCTGTGGTCCACCCTGTGCGAACAGATCGGCGTCGCCGCACTGGCGATCCCGGAGCAGTTCGACGGTGTCGGCGCCACGCTCACCGAAACCCATGTGGTCCTCGAAGAACTGGGCAAACACCTCTCCCCGGTTCCGATGCTCGGTTCCGCGGTTCTCGCCACGCAGGCCCTGCTCCTCAGCAGAGACGACGAGGCCTGCGCGCGTACCCTTCCTGACCTGGCATCGGGCGAGAAGGTGGCCGCACTGTGCTGGGCAGGCGAATCGGGCTGGAACGAACCCGGAGTGGAGGCGAGCAGCGGGATTCTCTCCGGTACCAGCCACTACGTACTCGACGGCGAGTATGCCGACGTGTTGCTGGTCCTGGCCCGCTCGGGTGAGCACGTCACGCTGCATCAGGTGGATGCGAACGCCGACGGCATCACTCGAGTAGCCCGTCCCACCATGGACCCCACGCGGCCGCTGACAACCGTCACCTTCGAGGATGTCGATGCCATCGCCATCCCCACGGCCGAGAATCTGGTGGACAACCTCCGAGCGACCGCATTCGTCGCGATCAGCGCCGAACAGGTGGGCGCAGCTCGCGCAGCGCTCGACCTGACCGTCGAATACACCAAGTCGCGCAAACAGTTCGGGCGGGTCATCGGCTCATTCCAGGCACTCAAGCACCGGATGGCCGACATGTACGCACTCACCGAGACCGCGCATTCCATCTCCTACGCAGCCGTCGACGCACTCGTCAACGGAACCGACGAAGCGCTCGCGCTCGCCGACGCTGCCCGGGTGTACTGCTCGGACGCGTTCAACCACATTGCCGCCGAGACCATTCAGCTCCATGGCGGAATCGGCATCACGTGGGAGCACGACGCGCATCTGTACTTCAAGCGCGCACATGGGACCGCTCAGCTGATCGGTCAGCCGCACCATTCGCTGGGACGACTGGCACAAGCGGCCGGCCTCTAG